A region of the Lachancea thermotolerans CBS 6340 chromosome E complete sequence genome:
GCGGTAAGCCGGTGATGAATGAGCAGGAGCGTTATGAGCACACTCGTAGTAACCGCTGGTGTAGCGAGATCGTGAAGGATGCACCGTACGTTACGCAGCCCGACGTTCTCGACGCGCACCGCTGCAAGTTCGTGGTGCATGGAGACGATATAACAACGGACGCGAACGGCGAGGACTGCTACCAGCAGATGAAGGACATGGGTCGCTTTCTAGTGGTGAAAAGAACTGAGGGTGTTAGCACGACTGACATTATCCAGCGCATCCTGACGGGCGCTAGGGCGGGTGCGCAGGAGGCCAGGAGCGAGAGTTCATGGCAGGACACAGCGGGCGCAGAGGAGCAACTCAAAAAATACGCAGCGGGACTCGACGGCCATGCGCCATGGTGCTACGTTTTCGACGGTCTGATATCCAAATCTAAAATAATCGTTGAAGGCGGCTACGCGCTTGACTCTACCCAACTGGTGTACATCGAGGGCGATTTTGATCTATTTCACGTGGGTCACATCGAGCAATTGAAAGGACTGCGGGAGCGACACGGGCAAGACGCGCGGATCATTGTCGGGGTTCGTACGACGCAGGACTGTTTCATGACCCTCATGGAGCGCGCACTCAGCGTGTTGAGTTGCCGTTACGTCGACGGCTTGGTCCTGGACCCGGAGTCGCAGCCCTGTGTGGACGTCACATACAACTTGGACGCGGCAGAGCTGCGTCGTGGGGACTTCAGTTACCTGGACAAGGCCGTTATCGTGGGACGCGTGCTCGCAGAGCGCGAGCACTACGTCGCGCGGAACAGAAAGAAAGGTGTGTGCGCGTAGCCGTGCACGTGATAGAGCCTGAACGAGATTCTGTGTACCTCCGGGCGCGGCGTTCCTACGCCTGGCGGGAAAGCATTGACACTCGTACCTCGCCTTGTAGTTTCGTATAAGTCATTCATTCAATCGTTACATGCGCGCATTTTATACCTTTATACATAGAGAAAAGCCACGCACGCCGCGCGCACCGCCCACCTATTCGTGGAAGTTCTGCACCTGGCCGAACTTGCTTTCGTGGCTCTGGTTGTTGGATCCACGCCTCTGCTTGTGGAACACTGGGGGCACCTCTCCGGCCTGAATGAGATCCTCGATCTCATCCCCGGGCCGGCCCCAGTTGGCCTTGCCGGATCCGTGCTTCTTGACCCCGTTAGGCGAATTCCCGTAGTTGCCGTTGTGCGTAAAGTAGTGCGACTCGGCCTTGTCCTCGTGAACTGTCCACTTGTTTGTTCTAGTCATGATGATGGtgattgttgttgatttgTGTTTGCCTTTGCTCTCTGTGAGAAGCTTTGCTTTGTGAGCTGAAGTTTAATGGTTAACCAGGAATAGCTTTagtgcttcttggcttctaTAGTGCTTTGAAATAGCTGCTCGATCCTACCTAGCACTGTCGGGGGTGGGGCGCTCCCCTTATATACTTGAGTCTGTTCGTGTTCGATGCGCTCTCCTTGTTGCCCCGCGTTCGTCGCCATGACTCTTTCGAGCTGGCCTGACCTGGTGACCAAGGGCGACACCCCAGCGTCCCTAATTGTCTTGGGAGGAAGGGGGTGGCTGGTGGTTTT
Encoded here:
- a CDS encoding KLTH0E08734p (similar to uniprot|Q06177 Saccharomyces cerevisiae YLR327C RBF9 Hypothetical ORF and YGR008C uniprot|P16965 Saccharomyces cerevisiae YGR008C STF2 ATPase stabilizing factor) codes for the protein MTRTNKWTVHEDKAESHYFTHNGNYGNSPNGVKKHGSGKANWGRPGDEIEDLIQAGEVPPVFHKQRRGSNNQSHESKFGQVQNFHE
- the ECT1 gene encoding ethanolamine-phosphate cytidylyltransferase (similar to uniprot|P33412 YGR007W Saccharomyces cerevisiae MUQ1 Choline phosphate cytidylyltransferase), encoding MSALAALNCVVNPQLKMENDRHRLWIDGCFDFTHHGHAGAILQARRLIPPGTESGALLCGVHNDEDILFNKGGKPVMNEQERYEHTRSNRWCSEIVKDAPYVTQPDVLDAHRCKFVVHGDDITTDANGEDCYQQMKDMGRFLVVKRTEGVSTTDIIQRILTGARAGAQEARSESSWQDTAGAEEQLKKYAAGLDGHAPWCYVFDGLISKSKIIVEGGYALDSTQLVYIEGDFDLFHVGHIEQLKGLRERHGQDARIIVGVRTTQDCFMTLMERALSVLSCRYVDGLVLDPESQPCVDVTYNLDAAELRRGDFSYLDKAVIVGRVLAEREHYVARNRKKGVCA